Sequence from the Janthinobacterium lividum genome:
CGATGGTGATGATGGAAACCAATCTTGAGCTGAAAGGCAAGATGACCGGCGGCATAGGCGCCGCGCTGATGCGCACCTTTGCCAACGGGGAATCGTTCTTTCAGCAGCATATCGAGGCCATGCGGGGCGATGGCGATTGCTTGCTGTCGCCCACCTTGCCTGGCGCGATGCGGGTGCTCGAGGTTGGCGCCCAACAATACATGATCAGCGACGGCGCTTTCGTGGCGGCCACGTCTGGCGTGGAATTGAAGGTGCGCACGCAAAGCCTTGGCAATGCGCTGTTTGCCCAGAGCGGTGGTTTTTTCATCACCGAGACGGCAGGCAGCGGCCAGTTGGCGGTGTCCGGTTTTGGCGCGATGTCGATACTGGAAGTGACGCCTGGCAAGGACGTGGTGATCGATAACTCGCACGTCGTGTGCTGGGACAACCGCCTGCAATACGAAATTTCCATGACGACCGGCAGCAGCGGCGGCTTTCTGGGTAACCTGATCAATAGCCAGACCAGCGGCGAGGGCATGGTACTGAAGTTTTCAGGCACGGGAAAAATCCTCGTGTGTTCGCGCAACCGCGCGGCCTTCCTCGCCTGGACCCAAAGCAAGCCGGCGTAAGAGCAGTTGATGCAACCAACCAAACAGGAGCAATGCGTATGTCTGTCAATTTGAGCAAAGGCCAGAAGATTTCTCTGGACAAAGAAGCTGGTACCACCCTGACCCGTATCACCATGGGCCTGGGCTGGGATGCGGCCAAGACCAAGGGTTTCCTCGGTTTCGGTTCGAAGACGGAAGCCGTCGACCTGGACGCGTCGTGCGTCATGTTCGATGAGAACAAGAGCACGTCCGACATCGTCTGGTTCCGCCAGCTGAAAAGCAAGGACGGCAGCATCGTCCACACGGGCGACAACCGCACGGGCGCGGGCGATGGCGACGACGAACAGATCAATGTCGATCTGTCGAAAGTGCCGGCGAACGTGAAAAGCCTGGTCTTCACCGTCAACAGCTTTACTGGCCAGAACTTCTCGCAGGTGGAAAATGCTTATTGCCGCATCTTGAATGCCAGCAATAACCAGGAAGTCGCGCGTTTCAACCTGTCTGTGCAAGGTTCCCACACGGCGCAGATCATGGCCAAGCTGTACCGCCATAACGGCGAATGGAAGATGCACGCCATCGGAGAAAACGGCAACGGTCGCACCTTTGACGACTTAATGCCCCAGATTTCCGTGCATCTATAAGGAGCAGTACGCAGCGGGCGGGGGACGGACCGGATACCGGCCCTTGTCCGCTGCTCTATATTGAAGGAGAGTATGTCGTGATGCGATTGCTGATAGCCTTGCTACTTCCGTGTCTCACGTTTTTTATGCTGGGGCGCCCGCTGGCCGGTGCCGCCGCCTTGATCTTGCAGTGCACTGTGATCGGCTGGGCGCCGGCGGCCCTGTGGGCCCTGT
This genomic interval carries:
- a CDS encoding TIGR00266 family protein; protein product: MPVFSITGDVDPFLHVSLAKGEKIYCESNAMVMMETNLELKGKMTGGIGAALMRTFANGESFFQQHIEAMRGDGDCLLSPTLPGAMRVLEVGAQQYMISDGAFVAATSGVELKVRTQSLGNALFAQSGGFFITETAGSGQLAVSGFGAMSILEVTPGKDVVIDNSHVVCWDNRLQYEISMTTGSSGGFLGNLINSQTSGEGMVLKFSGTGKILVCSRNRAAFLAWTQSKPA
- a CDS encoding TerD family protein — its product is MSVNLSKGQKISLDKEAGTTLTRITMGLGWDAAKTKGFLGFGSKTEAVDLDASCVMFDENKSTSDIVWFRQLKSKDGSIVHTGDNRTGAGDGDDEQINVDLSKVPANVKSLVFTVNSFTGQNFSQVENAYCRILNASNNQEVARFNLSVQGSHTAQIMAKLYRHNGEWKMHAIGENGNGRTFDDLMPQISVHL
- a CDS encoding YqaE/Pmp3 family membrane protein, with amino-acid sequence MLGRPLAGAAALILQCTVIGWAPAALWALYTVNQHKTEQELEGALSRSYMRRRSRLI